GCCGCGGCCGACGGTTCTTACAATTGCATTTCATGCTTCCAAGCCGGAAACCATCATGCGGAAAACCTATAACGTAGCAGTGCTCGGCGCGACCGGAGCAGTCGGCGAAGCGATGCTGTCGATACTTGAGGAAAGGAAATTTCCGGTCGGCGAAGTATTCCCTTTGGCGTCTTCGCGTTCCGCGGGCAGCACGATCGGTTTCGGGGGCCGCGATTTAACCGTTATCGATGTCGCCGATTTCGATTTCAGCCAGGCCCAGATCGGGCTTTTCTCGGCCGGCGCAAGCGTTTCGGAAAAATGGGCGCCGATCGCAGCGCAGGCGGGTTGTGTCGTGATCGACAACACTTCGCAGTTCCGTTATGACGACGACATTCCGCTGGTCGTGCCTGAAGTCAACCCGCATGCGATCGCCGATTACGTCAGCCGCGGCATCATCGCCAATCCAAACTGTTCGACGATCCAGATGCTAGTGGCATTGAAGCCGATTTATGACGCGGTCGGTATTGCGCGCATCAATGTCGCGACGTACCAGGCGGTATCCGGCACCGGCAAGGAGGCGATCGAAGAACTGGCGGAGCAAACCCGCGCGCTTTTCGCGCAGCGCGAAGCGGTTGCCGAGGTTTATCCGAAGCGGATTGCCTTCAACGTGCTCCCTCACATCGATGCATTCCAGGACAACGGCTACACCAAGGAAGAAATGAAAATGGTGTGGGAAACCCGGAAGATCATGGAGGATGATGCGATACTGGTTAATCCAACCGCGGTGCGCGTCCCGGTTTTTTACGGCCATTCCGAGGCCGTGCACGTCGAGACGCTGAAAAAAATCAGCGCTGCCGACGCCACTGCGCTGCTGAAAAAGGCGCCCGGGGTGGAGGTGTTCGACACGCGCGGTCCCGGAGGGTATCCGACTGCGGTGGATGCCGCCGGCCGCGATCCGGTGTATGTCGGCCGCATTCGCGAGGACATCTCGCATCCGCTCGGCCTGAATCTCTGGGTCGTCAGCGACAATGTCCGAAAAGGCGCGGCCTTGAACAGTATTCAGATTGCCGAGATTTTGATTGAGCGCTTTCGGATTTCGCGAGTAGAGCCAAGTGCTTTGCGTCGATTAAGACGTGAGATTAGCTTGAAACCATAACTATTTGATGCTATTTTGTTTATTTTTCGCAAAGTAATTCCGGAGGCGCCGTGCTAAGTACTTCATTGAGAGCCTGCCTAATGGCGGGCATTTTGCTGCTTACCGTCAGCGCTACGCATGCCGCAGGGTTGGGCAAACTGACGGTGGCCTCAGCGCTAGGTCAGCCGCTACGTGCTGAAATCGATTTGGTTTCGGTGCAGAAAGACGAACTCGCCAGCCTGACAGCCCGCCTTGCTTCGCCCGATGCCTTCAAACAGGCAGAGCTTGAGTACACGGCCGCGCTCGCGAGCGTCAAAGTCAGCGTCGAGAAGCGCGCTAACGGTCAGCCCTATATCAAGCTCACATCGTCGCAGCCGATCGAAGAGCCCATTCTGGACGTGCTGATCGAGCTGTCGTGGGCATCCGGTCGCCTGGTGCGCGAGTATACGGCGTTGATGGATCCGCCCGAATATAACGCGCCTGCGGTTGCGCCTGTCGCCAAGCCGGAAACCCAGGTTGGTCCAAAACCGGCCGCGGCTGCAAAAACGAAACCATCCGGCAGAATTTCGCGCACGGTCGAACCCGCGCGGGAAGCTGGCGCTGGAGACGGCAGTGGCGGAAGCTATAGTGTGAAATCCGGCGACACTCTGGTCAAGATCGCACGTTCGAACAAAGTAGAAGGCGTCAGCCTCGAGCAGATGCTGGTCGGTCTTTATCAGAACAACCGAGAAGCTTTCGCGGACAATATGAACCGCTTGAAAAGCGGCAAGATTCTGCGAATTCCCGAGCGCGAGACGCTTGCTGCGATCGAGCCGGACGAAGCCGTCCAAGAGGTAAAAGTGCAGGCGGCGAACTGGAACGCCTATCGGCAAAAGCTGGCCGCAGCCGCGCAAGCTGCTACCCCGGCTGACGCTGCCGCACAAAGCGCGACGGGCAGAATCAACGCGACTGTCGAAGATCAGGCCGCGGTTACGGAGCCCGGCCGCGAAGTCCTCAGGCTCTCGAAAGGTGAGCAAAACATAAGCGATCAGAGCAGCGCTGGCAGCGCAGGCGCCGGGGGCGCTGATCGCAACGGGTCGCAAGAGCGTCTGCGCGCCCTCGAAGAGGAAGCGACTGCTCGCGAGAAAGCGCTGCAGGAAGCCAACGAACGAATCGCGCTGTTGGAAGGTAACGTTAAGTCGATGCAGCGGTTGCTGGAGATCAAGAACGAGTCACTGGCTCAGGCACAGAATCAGGCCAACGCAACAAACCAACCTGAGCCTGCGGCCAATGCTTCGACGCCGGCCAGCCCGGCCGTCGCCGATGCTAACGCGCCGGCGGGAACCGACGCGGTTGCGGCCGCGCCTGCTCCTACGCCCGCCCCCGAGACAAATCCCGTGCAGTCGCAAGCCGCGCAAGCGGAAGGTCAGGCCGCCGCACCGGTCGTTGCAGGGGATGCGCCGGTCGCCGTCGTTCCCGCGGAGGAGCCTGACATCATCGCCCGCGTTCTGGATAAGCCTTTGTACCTTGCGGTGGGAGTGCTGGTGCTTGCGCTGATCGCGTTTGCGGTTATGCGCCGCAGACGCAGCCAGCCTGAATTCGAAAACAGCATCATGACCGGGGGCGATCTGACCGGGAATACGGTGTTCGGCGATAGCTCGGGCGGGGTTGTCGATACCAGCGACGGCTCGCTGATCTCGGATTTCAGCAAAGTCGGTCTTGAACATATCTCGACCGATGAAGTCGATCCGCTTGCCGAAGCAGAGGTTTACATCGCTTACGGCCGTGATGCGCAGGCCGAGGAAATTCTCAAGGAAGCCATTAACCGGAATCCGCAGCGTTACGAAATTCACCTTAAGCTGCTCGAAATCTACGCAATGCGGCAAAGCCTGGGCGCGTTCGAAACGTTAGCTGGCGAGCTGTATGCCGCGACCGATGGTCAAGGGGAGGTCTGGAGCAAGGCCGCCGAACTGGGGCGCTCACTCGACCCGGGCAATCCGCTTTACGCGAGCGCACAGCCCGTGGAGGCGAATCCGCCAACGGACGCGCAAACGCAGGATTTTGTCCAGGACGAATCGATCGATCAGGCTACCCGGAGCGAATTCGACTTCAACTCGGATCCTTTAACGCGGACTGCGATGAATTTCGACGCCGCGCTCGACCAGGATCGCAAGGCGGAGGCCGGCATACAGTTTCGCAGCAATGAGGCAGCAACGATGGATTTTGAAGTCGCGCCAATCGAGGAAACGGACAAACCGATCGAGGCAGCGGCAGCGCCGGATTCCATGATCGATTTCGATTTCGATCTGGGTGCGCCCGAGACGCGCGCCAATACGGAAGACGATGCGATTACTTTAAGAGCCGTGGAGGAAGAAGAGCAAGTTCAGAGGACAGGGCAGGAACGGGAAACGGTTGAGGTTCCTGTACATGAAAAGGACCACGACGCCGCCGCTTCCCGCGCGCAAGCAGGCGAGCTTTCTCCCTTGACGTCAGCTTTCGAGCTCGATTTTCCACGGCAGGAAACCGGAGATAGACAGGCGACAGGCGATGGCAATGAGCAGGATCGTAAAGATGTTCCGAACGTAGCGGTGCACACCGATCTTTCGACCATTGATCTGAATTTCGACTCGGCCAGGACGGCGCAGGAGAGGGTGGAGGCGCCGGTCGCGCGCAACGATCAGTGGTACGACGTTCAAACGAAGTTCGACCTTGCCAAAGCGTACCAGGAGATGGGTGACAAGGAAGGCGCGCGGGAAATACTGCAGGAGGTCGTGCAGGAAGGAGACGCCGAGCAGCAGGCGAATTCCAAGGCGCTGCTCGCCAGTTTGGGGTAAAGCATAACCCGCGGCGTTCGACTGAACGCGGGGGGGAGCCCTGCCTCGGAAAAGGCGCGAACGGCGCGTTCTGGTTCAGGTAATCAAGCTCGTCCAAGCTGTCGGAAGCGCGGTTCCGGGCCTGTCCGCATCTTATTCCGCTGATATCTGTTTGTCCGAATACTTCCACTGCTCTTGAGAATTGCGGCGGGCGTCGAATACGATGGCAGCGGCTTTTGCGGATGGCAAACGCAGCCGCACCGTTGCGGCGTGCAGGATGCGGTTGAATCCGCTGTAAGTCGGATCGCTGGTCATCCGGTCGCCGCCATATGCGCTGGCCGCACCGATTCCGGCGTCCATGCGCTGGCGCAGGTAATCCATTTCGACACCGCAGCAGAACGGCCGACATCGGCCTGGATGCACGGCGTCAACGCTCTGCTGCCGACGTCTATTGCAGTCATTTGGGCGCAACCCGTTTCGATCGAGTTTCATGCGCGATTTCACGCAACCGAACGTCGCTATCGCTACGTGTTGTGCAATCGACCTCTACGCCCCGCGCTCGAACGCTATCGTGCGGGCTGGTATCATCGCCCTCTCGACATCGAGGCTATGCGCAGTGCAGCGCGCTTCCTCATAGGCGAGTACGATTTCAGCGCCTTTCGCGCAGCCGAATGTCAGGCGCGTTCGCCGGTTCGCGATCTGCGCTCCATAGAAATAGAACGCCACGGCGATTACGTCGTTTTTGAATTCTCCGCCAACGCTTTTTTACACCACATGGTTCGCAATATCGTCGCCTGTCTGGTTTATGTCGGCGCCGCAAAACACCCCCCGCAGTGGTTGCAGGAAATCCTGGTCGGGCGCGACCGCAACGCCGCCGGGCCGACTTTCAGTGCCGCGGGACTGTACTTGGCCGATGTAACATATGACTCTAGTTGGGGACTGCCGGCGTTTCCGCCTAGCGCTTTTTTCGGCGATCTCACCGTCGCCGCCAATCAACGTCAGGATTGAACCGGGGCCGGTCGACAAGATGCCATGCGCGGTAAAAATTTGCGGCATAACCAGCCGAGACGACGCGTCGGCCGCAGTGAACTTGGGTGCGCGGGCGCTGGGTTTCGTTTTCTATCGGGCCAGCCCCCGCTGCATCAGCGCCGCCGGCGCCGCCGAAATCATCCGGTCCCTGCCGCCTTTCGTCACTTCGGTGGGATTGTTCGTGAACGCGTCGGGGGACGAGGTCAGGAGCGTGCTCGATCAGGCGGCGCCGGAAATGCTGCAATTTCATGGCGAGGAATCACCGGATTTTTGCGCGCAGTTCGGCATTCCCTATATCAAGGCAGCGCGCGTTCAGGCGGGAATGGATTTGCTACAATACGCGCTTCGCTTTTCCACTGCCAAGGCGCTTTTGCTTGATGCATTTGTCCACGGTGCCCACGGCGGCACCGGTGTCGCATTCGACTGGAATCTGATCCCTCGAAAATTACCGTTGCCGATCATCATTTCCGGCGGTTTGCACGCCGGAAATGTTCGCGAAGCGATTCGCGCCCTCAAGCCTTGGGCGGTTGACGTCAGCAGCGGCGTCGAGGCTAAACCGGGTATCAAGGATCACGCCAGGCTCGCGGCATTCATGCACGGAGTTCGCAATGCAGATATATGATTTGCCCGACGCACGCGGTCATTTCGGGCAATACGGCGGCGTTTTCGTCGCCGAAACCCTGATGCACGCCCTCGACGAACTGGGCGCTCAGTATCGGCGTTACCGCGATGATGCTGAATTCAAAGCCGAGTTCGAATACGAACTGCGGCACTACGTGGGCCGCCCAAGTCCGATTTATCACGCCAAACGCTGGTCGCGCGAGCTCGGCGGCGCGCAGATTTTTCTGAAGCGCGAAGATCTGAATCACACCGGCGCTCACAAAATCAACAACACCGTCGGCCAGGCGCTGCTGGCGCGGCGCATGGGCAAACCGCGAGTCATCGCCGAAACAGGCGCCGGCCAGCACGGCGTTGCGACGGCCACGGTGGCTGCGCGTTATGGCCTGGAATGCGTGGTCTATATGGGCTCCGAGGATATCAAGCGGCAGGCGACCAATGTTTACCGCATGAAGTTGCTGAACGCGACCGTGGTGCCGGTCGAATCAGGTTCCAGGACCTTGAAAGACGCATTGAACGAAGCGATGCGCGATTGGGTGACCAACATCGAAAATACGTTTTACATTATCGGCTCAGTCGCAGGCCCGCATCCCTATCCGATGATGGTGCGCGATTTCCAGTCGGTGATCGGGCGCGAGTCGAAAGTGCAGATGCTCGAACACGTCAATCGCCAGCCCGATTACCTGATTGCATGCGTCGGCGGCGGCTCGAATGCGATCGGCCTGTTTTACCCGTATTTGAACGACCACGATGTCCGCCTGGTGGGCGTCGAGGCGGGCGGAACTGGACTCGAAACGGGTAAGCACGCGGCCACGCTGTCTACCGGAACGCCCGGCGTTTTGCACGGCAACCGCACCTATCTGATGCAGGATGCCAACGGCCAGATCGTCGAGACGCATTCGATTTCGGCCGGCCTCGATTATCCTGGCGTCGGCCCCGAGCACGCGTGGCTCAAGGATTCGAAGCGCGCCGAATACGTGGCGGTATCCGACGACGAGGCGCTTGCGGCGTTTCACGCCTTGTGCAAATTCGAGGGAATCATGCCTGCGCTGGAATCTGCGCACGCGCTGGCTTATGCGGCAACGCTGGCGCAGCGGCTCGATAAAGAAAAAATCCTGCTGGTCAATTTATCCGGCCGGGGCGACAAGGACATGAATACGGTGGCGCAGCTTTCGGGTATTACGTTCTAGTGACGCAAACGACCGAATCAGCCCACGCGGCGGTGAAGCCGCGCGTCGAATCGAGGATTGCGAATGCATTCGCCCGGCTCCGCCGGCAAGAGCGCAAAGCGCTGATTCCTTTTATCACCGCCGGCGATCCCGATCCCGAAATGACGCTACCCCTGATGCATGCGCTGGTCGATTCCGGCGCCGACATCATCGAACTCGGCGTGCCGTTTTCAGACCCTATGGCCGACGGGCCGACCATACAGCGCGCGTCCGAGCGCGCGTTGAAGCACGGCACCGGCCTGAACGACGTGCTGGCCATGGTCGCGAGATTCCGCGCCACCGATGCGGTGACGCCGATCGTGCTGATGGGTTATGCGAATCCGATCGAAGCGATGGGCATTACCCGCTTCGCCGCGCAGGCCGGAAGCAGCGGCGCCGATGGCGTGCTGGTCGTCGATTATCCGCCCGAGGAATGCGCGGATTGGGTCGATACTCTTGTGGACAACGGGATCGCGCCGATTTTCCTGTTGTCGCCGACCACCACAACAGCGCGCATGCAGCAGATCGCATCGTTTGCGCGCGGCTACATCTATTACGTATCGCTGAAAGGCGTGACCGGCGCCGGCCATCTCGATATCGAGTCGATTGCAGAAAAGATCCCGCAAATCCGGGAACACATCGCCCTCCCGATCGGCGTCGGCTTCGGCATCCGCAACGCACAAACCGCGCAGGCCATCGCCAAATTTGCCGATGCCATCGTCATCGGCAGCCGGCTCGTCGAAGAGCTTGAGGCTTCGTCACGCGACCAGGCATTGGCCCGCGTATCAGCGCTGATGCGGATTCTGCGTAGCGCACTCGATGCGCGCTGATGCAAACTCCGCACGCGGCGCGATGCGCAAGAAGCTCTCGCTGACGACGCGGAGGTTGTCATGAGCTGGTTGCAGAAACTGTTGCCGCCCAAGATCAACCGCAATTCCGAAAGCGTCCGCAAAGTGATGCCGGAGGGATTGTGGAGCAAGTGCGAGGCGTGCGAAGCGGTGCTTTACCGGACCGATCTTGAAAACAATCTCAGTGTTTGCCCGAAATGCAATCATCATAACCGGCTGACGGCGCGCGAGCGTCTCGACCTGCTGCTCGACAGCGAAGGGCGGCACGAAATCGGCATGGAAATCATCCCGGTCGACAGCCTGAAATTCCGCGACAGCCGCCGTTATACGGAGCGGCTCGACGCAGCCCAGGCCGAAACCGGCGAAATGGATGCACTGGTCGTAATGCAAGGCAGCGTGCTGGCGATTCCGCTGGTCGCCGCGGCATTTGAGTTCCGGTTTCTCGGCGGCTCGATGGGTGCTGTGGTTGGCGAACGCTTCGTGCGCGGTGTACAGGTCTGTATCGACCAGAAACTGCCGTTCCTGTGCTTCGCGGCGAGCGGCGGCGCGCGCATGCAGGAAGGATTGTTTTCGCTGATGCAAATGGCCAAAACCTGCGCCGCGTTGACGCAGTTGGCGGCGGCGCGCCTGCCGTTTATTTCCGTATTGACCGATCCCACAATGGGCGGCGTATCGGCGAGCTTCGCGATGATCGGAGACGCGGTCATCGCGGAACCGAATGCTCTCATCGGTTTCGCCGGGGCCAGGGTGATCGAGCAAACCGTGCGGCAGACCCTGCCGGAAGGATTTCAGCGCGCCGAATTCCTGCTCGAGCACGGCGCCATCGATCTGATCGTCGATCGCCGGCAAATGCGCGAAAAACTGGCCAATCTGCTTACTTTGATGCTGGGCATGCCGGCCCTCCAGCGCGAGGATTGATGGCGACGAATCTCGAGTCCGGAACGACCGCCCGCGTCGACCAGGGTCTGCCGCGGTCACTGCCGCAATCGCTCGCCGAGTGGCTCGCCTGGCTCGAGCGGATTCATCCGAAAACCATTGCGATGGGTCTGGAGCGCGTCTCGGCCGTCCGTGATGCGCTCGCTCCGGCCGTGCCGCTGGTCCTGTCTTTCCCGGTCATCACGGTGGGCGGAACCAATGGCAAGGGCTCGACCTGCGCGATGCTCGAATCGATACTGACGAGCGCCGGTTACCGGGTCGGCTGCTACAGTTCGCCGCATCTGCTGCACTATAACGAGCGCGTCCGCATCGATCGTCACAATGTCAGCGACGACGCTTTATGCCGGGTGCTGGCCAAGGTCGAAGCGGCGCGCGGCACGATCCCGCTGACCTATTTCGAATTCGGCACGCTGGCTGCGATGCAGCTGTTCATCGAAGCTGGGGTCGACGTTGCCATTCTCGAAGTAGGACTGGGCGGCCGCCTGGATGCGGTTAACGCATTCGACACCGACTGCGCGGTGATCACCAGTATCGACATGGATCATATGGATTATCTCGGCGATACGCGCGAATCGATCGCGTTCGAGAAAGCCGGCATCTTCCGCGCCGATGCCCCGGCGATCTGCGCCGACACCGATCCGCCGCAATCCCTGCTGGATCATGCTATCGGCATAGGCGCACGCCTGATCCGGGCCGGCGTCGATTACAGCTTCAATGGCGACGGCGTCCAGTGGCAATATCGAAGCCAACAAAAACAGCGCTTCAGTTTGCCGTATCCGGCCTTGCGCGGCGCCTGCCAGTTATCCAATGCCGGCGCATCCCTTGCGGCGCTGGACGAACTGCGCGATCGCCTGCCGATCGACATGCGCAACGTGCGCGAAGGACTGCTCACAGTCGATCTTGCCGCGCGCTTTCAGGTTTTGCCCGGCAGGCCCGTGGTTATCCTGGATGTCGCGCACAATCCGCAGGCAGCACAGGCGCTGGCGACCAATCTTGGCAATATGCGGGGATACCGGAAAACAATCGCGGTATTTGCGATGCTCAACGACAAGGACTTGGGCGGCGTGATTCGCGCAGTCCTGCCTTGCATAGATCAGTGGCTGATCGCCGATTTGCGGCAGCCTCGCGGCGCGCAGGCTGAGCGGTTGTCGGACGAACTGATCGAGGCCGGCGTGACCAGCGAAATCTTTCGTTTTACGCAGCCATCCGATGCCTACCAGCGCGCCCTCGAACTCGCTGGCGCCGATGATAGAATTATCGTGTTCGGATCGTTTTACACGGTTGCTGACGTGATGCGCGGCCAAGGCGGAGCCCGGGATATGTCCGCAGTTGTTCAGGCATGACGGCGTGCACGATGCGAGCCGCGCGCCGTTCCCGGTTTTGGCAATCGCTGATAACCTGCTGCCTGCGCGAAATCTTGCCCGACGCCGTTCCTCAACCTCCCAGGCATGGCTAGGCCTGCCCGAATTCGAAAGTGTAAAAGCGCGAAATGGTCAAAGCGATAAACGACGATGAGATCAAATTGCGCAAGCGCGCACGACGCAGGCTGATCGGCGCGGTTGCGCTGGTCCTTCTGGCGATCCTTGTTCTACCCCTGGTGCTTGACCATGAGCCGGCTCCACTTGCGCCCGATGTCGCAGTGATAGCGGATCGGAAAAGCGCGGCTGAAAAAAGCGACTTCAGTTCTAAAGTCATGCCTGTTCCGCCTTCCGGGCCGCCTGCCGAATCGAGCGAAAGCCCCGCTCCGATGCCTGCGCCTGTCCCCGCTGTGGAGAAGCCGGCTGCAGTCTCGGCGCCGAAAAGCAGCGCGCCGGGGCCGGTTGTCTCGCCGGCCGAAAGCGAGCCGATTGAAGGGCGTGAGCCGGAAAAAACCGGATCGCCGCCGCGGCCTGCATCAAGGAAAGAAACCGATACGGCAAAGCTGGACAAAGCGGAAAAATCGACTGAGGAGCCGAAGCCGGCAGCGAGGGCCGCCGATGCCAAGCCGAAGAAAACGTCGCCAGCCGTTGCAGCCAAAGTCCAGCGCAACGATACGTTCGCCATTCAACTCGAGTCATTCGCCAACGCTGCCAATGCCAGGCAGTTGCAGGAAAAATTGGCGGCGAACGGCGTCAAATCGTATACCGAGGTCGTTGAAACCAGGCAGGGCAAGCGTACGCGGGTACGGGTCGGCCCTTTTGCCACACGTGAAGCGGCTGAACAGGCGCTGGGCAAACTGAAGGAGTCGGGATTCTCCGGCATCGTGCGCCCCTGACTGCGTGAATTTCGGGGGATTTCGTTGTCTTATTGCCGGGTTGCCGAATGGTGCGTGTTTCGTGCGTGTTCCGGCGACGATGACTGCGTTTGATTATGTGGTACTGGCGATTGTTGCTTTCTCGGTGCTGATCGGCATCGCACGAGGCTTCGTGAGAGAGATTCTCGCGCTGGCCGGCTGGATCGCAGCATTCTGCGTCGCCCGATCGTTCGCGGTTCCATTCGCACCGCTGATGCCAGCGGATATCGTCAGCGTGTCGCTGCGTTTCTTTGCGAGTTTTGTCGTATTATTCGTGCTCACATTATTGGCCTGCAAATTGATTGCGATCCTGGTTGTGAAACTCGTAAACGACAAAGAAGGCCTGGGTTTGGCCGATCGCGGTTTCGGCGCTGCGTTCGGCATCGCGCGCGGCGGATTGATCGTGATGACAGGCGTGATTATTTCCGGTCTGACCGCGCTGCCGCGTTTCCCGGTCTGGCGCAACGCGATGTTGTCGGCGCCGCTTGAAGTCGCCGCCGCCAGCATCAAGCCCTGGCTGCCCGCCGATCTCGCCAAACGCATTCGCTACGACTAGAAAATATGTGTGGGATTCTCGGCGTGGTCGCAACCACCCCCGCCAATCAGATCATCTACGACGGCCTGATGGTGCTGCAGCACCGTGGGCAGGACGCCGCGGGAATCGTCACGGCCGAAAACGCGCAATTCCATTTGCATAAAGGCAGCGGCATGGTGCGCGACGTGTTCCGCACCCGCGATATGCGCGCGCTGGTCGGCAACATGGGTATCGGGCATGTCCGCTACCCGACTGCCGGTTGCGCCGGCTCGGCCGCCGAAGCACAGCCTTTGTATGTCAATTCGCCTTTCGGCATCGTGCTTGGCCATAACGGCAATCTGACCAATACCGGGGAACTGAAGCGCGAGTTATTTCGACAGGATTTGCGCCACGTCAACACGAATTCGGATTCAGAAGTGCTGCTGAATGTGCTCGCCCACGAGCTGCAGGAGGCGACCACCAATCACAAGCTCGATCCGGCCGCCATTTTTGCGGCGATTTCCGGCGTGCACCGGCGTTGCCGCGGCGCCTATGCCGTGGTGGCGATGATCGCCGGTTATGGATTGCTGGCCTTCCGCGATCCGCACGGCATACGCCCGCTCGTGATCGGCAAAAATGAAACCGCGCGGGGCCGCGAATACATGGTCGCATCGGAAAGCGTGGCGTTCGATACGCTCGGCTTCGCGCTATTGCGCGATGTCGCGCCCGGCGAAGCGGTTTTTATCGATCCGGCGGGCAATTTCTACAGCCGTCAGTGCGCGGCAGTTTCCGCGTGTCATCCCTGTATTTTCGAATACGTCTATCTCGCCAGACCAGACTCGATGCTCGACGGCATCTCCGTGTACGAAACGCGGTTGCGCATGGGCGAGCATCTGGCCGACAAGATACGCGACCAGTACAGCGATCTCGATATCGATGTCGTGATTCCGATCCCCGATTCGAGCCGGCCTTCCGCGATGCAGTTAGCCAACCGGCTTGGCCTGACATATCGCGAAGGCTTCATCAAGAATCGCTACATAGGCCGCACCTTCATCATGCCCGGGCAATCGCTGCGAAGGAAATCGGTGCGGCAGAAACTGAACGCGATCGGCATCGAATTCAAGGACAAGAACGTGCTTCTGGTCGACGACTCGATCGTGCGCGGTACGACCAGCCGCGAGATCGTGCAAATGGCGCGCGAAGCAGGCGCGCGCAAAGTGTATTTTGCGTCGGCCGCGCCGCCGGTGCGGTTCCCGAATGTCTATGGCATCGATATGCCGAGCGCGCAGGAA
This is a stretch of genomic DNA from Burkholderiales bacterium. It encodes these proteins:
- a CDS encoding aspartate-semialdehyde dehydrogenase, whose translation is MRKTYNVAVLGATGAVGEAMLSILEERKFPVGEVFPLASSRSAGSTIGFGGRDLTVIDVADFDFSQAQIGLFSAGASVSEKWAPIAAQAGCVVIDNTSQFRYDDDIPLVVPEVNPHAIADYVSRGIIANPNCSTIQMLVALKPIYDAVGIARINVATYQAVSGTGKEAIEELAEQTRALFAQREAVAEVYPKRIAFNVLPHIDAFQDNGYTKEEMKMVWETRKIMEDDAILVNPTAVRVPVFYGHSEAVHVETLKKISAADATALLKKAPGVEVFDTRGPGGYPTAVDAAGRDPVYVGRIREDISHPLGLNLWVVSDNVRKGAALNSIQIAEILIERFRISRVEPSALRRLRREISLKP
- a CDS encoding FimV family protein; amino-acid sequence: MAGILLLTVSATHAAGLGKLTVASALGQPLRAEIDLVSVQKDELASLTARLASPDAFKQAELEYTAALASVKVSVEKRANGQPYIKLTSSQPIEEPILDVLIELSWASGRLVREYTALMDPPEYNAPAVAPVAKPETQVGPKPAAAAKTKPSGRISRTVEPAREAGAGDGSGGSYSVKSGDTLVKIARSNKVEGVSLEQMLVGLYQNNREAFADNMNRLKSGKILRIPERETLAAIEPDEAVQEVKVQAANWNAYRQKLAAAAQAATPADAAAQSATGRINATVEDQAAVTEPGREVLRLSKGEQNISDQSSAGSAGAGGADRNGSQERLRALEEEATAREKALQEANERIALLEGNVKSMQRLLEIKNESLAQAQNQANATNQPEPAANASTPASPAVADANAPAGTDAVAAAPAPTPAPETNPVQSQAAQAEGQAAAPVVAGDAPVAVVPAEEPDIIARVLDKPLYLAVGVLVLALIAFAVMRRRRSQPEFENSIMTGGDLTGNTVFGDSSGGVVDTSDGSLISDFSKVGLEHISTDEVDPLAEAEVYIAYGRDAQAEEILKEAINRNPQRYEIHLKLLEIYAMRQSLGAFETLAGELYAATDGQGEVWSKAAELGRSLDPGNPLYASAQPVEANPPTDAQTQDFVQDESIDQATRSEFDFNSDPLTRTAMNFDAALDQDRKAEAGIQFRSNEAATMDFEVAPIEETDKPIEAAAAPDSMIDFDFDLGAPETRANTEDDAITLRAVEEEEQVQRTGQERETVEVPVHEKDHDAAASRAQAGELSPLTSAFELDFPRQETGDRQATGDGNEQDRKDVPNVAVHTDLSTIDLNFDSARTAQERVEAPVARNDQWYDVQTKFDLAKAYQEMGDKEGAREILQEVVQEGDAEQQANSKALLASLG
- the truA gene encoding tRNA pseudouridine(38-40) synthase TruA; its protein translation is MRIAAGVEYDGSGFCGWQTQPHRCGVQDAVESAVSRIAGHPVAAICAGRTDSGVHALAQVIHFDTAAERPTSAWMHGVNALLPTSIAVIWAQPVSIEFHARFHATERRYRYVLCNRPLRPALERYRAGWYHRPLDIEAMRSAARFLIGEYDFSAFRAAECQARSPVRDLRSIEIERHGDYVVFEFSANAFLHHMVRNIVACLVYVGAAKHPPQWLQEILVGRDRNAAGPTFSAAGLYLADVTYDSSWGLPAFPPSAFFGDLTVAANQRQD
- a CDS encoding phosphoribosylanthranilate isomerase, which gives rise to MPCAVKICGITSRDDASAAVNLGARALGFVFYRASPRCISAAGAAEIIRSLPPFVTSVGLFVNASGDEVRSVLDQAAPEMLQFHGEESPDFCAQFGIPYIKAARVQAGMDLLQYALRFSTAKALLLDAFVHGAHGGTGVAFDWNLIPRKLPLPIIISGGLHAGNVREAIRALKPWAVDVSSGVEAKPGIKDHARLAAFMHGVRNADI
- the trpB gene encoding tryptophan synthase subunit beta, with product MQIYDLPDARGHFGQYGGVFVAETLMHALDELGAQYRRYRDDAEFKAEFEYELRHYVGRPSPIYHAKRWSRELGGAQIFLKREDLNHTGAHKINNTVGQALLARRMGKPRVIAETGAGQHGVATATVAARYGLECVVYMGSEDIKRQATNVYRMKLLNATVVPVESGSRTLKDALNEAMRDWVTNIENTFYIIGSVAGPHPYPMMVRDFQSVIGRESKVQMLEHVNRQPDYLIACVGGGSNAIGLFYPYLNDHDVRLVGVEAGGTGLETGKHAATLSTGTPGVLHGNRTYLMQDANGQIVETHSISAGLDYPGVGPEHAWLKDSKRAEYVAVSDDEALAAFHALCKFEGIMPALESAHALAYAATLAQRLDKEKILLVNLSGRGDKDMNTVAQLSGITF
- a CDS encoding tryptophan synthase subunit alpha translates to MKPRVESRIANAFARLRRQERKALIPFITAGDPDPEMTLPLMHALVDSGADIIELGVPFSDPMADGPTIQRASERALKHGTGLNDVLAMVARFRATDAVTPIVLMGYANPIEAMGITRFAAQAGSSGADGVLVVDYPPEECADWVDTLVDNGIAPIFLLSPTTTTARMQQIASFARGYIYYVSLKGVTGAGHLDIESIAEKIPQIREHIALPIGVGFGIRNAQTAQAIAKFADAIVIGSRLVEELEASSRDQALARVSALMRILRSALDAR
- a CDS encoding acetyl-CoA carboxylase carboxyltransferase subunit beta, whose amino-acid sequence is MSWLQKLLPPKINRNSESVRKVMPEGLWSKCEACEAVLYRTDLENNLSVCPKCNHHNRLTARERLDLLLDSEGRHEIGMEIIPVDSLKFRDSRRYTERLDAAQAETGEMDALVVMQGSVLAIPLVAAAFEFRFLGGSMGAVVGERFVRGVQVCIDQKLPFLCFAASGGARMQEGLFSLMQMAKTCAALTQLAAARLPFISVLTDPTMGGVSASFAMIGDAVIAEPNALIGFAGARVIEQTVRQTLPEGFQRAEFLLEHGAIDLIVDRRQMREKLANLLTLMLGMPALQRED